The Halobellus sp. MBLA0158 genome has a window encoding:
- the argC gene encoding N-acetyl-gamma-glutamyl-phosphate reductase, which translates to MSEHYTAAVVGGSGFTGGELLRLLYQHPDFDVVQATSRSKERKTVGHVHPNLREMDLRFTSPEDLESVDVLFAATPHGVSMEHIDRFQEAADTVVDLSADFRLSTEEQYDEWYDGHVCPEYLEEAEYALPEINRENLPGASLIASGGCNATATILGLKPLFDAGILEGDEQAVVDVKVGSSEGGAGGGDASSHPERSGIVRPYAPTGHRHEAEIEEFLGLSVSFTVHAVDMTRGASATCHLFPDRPVSKGDLWSAYRDAYADEPFMRTVAGGGGVYRYPEPKAVAGTNFGEVGFEVDPGNRRLVVFSAIDNMMKGSAGQAVHAANVALGLDETAGLEFAGLHPVGAP; encoded by the coding sequence ATGAGCGAGCACTACACCGCCGCCGTCGTCGGCGGCTCGGGCTTCACCGGCGGCGAGCTCCTGCGGCTCCTCTATCAGCACCCCGACTTCGACGTCGTCCAGGCGACGAGCAGATCGAAGGAGCGCAAGACCGTGGGCCACGTCCACCCGAACCTCCGGGAGATGGACCTCCGCTTTACCTCTCCCGAGGACCTCGAATCCGTGGACGTGCTGTTCGCGGCGACGCCCCACGGCGTCTCGATGGAGCACATCGACCGGTTTCAGGAGGCCGCGGACACCGTCGTCGACCTCTCGGCGGACTTCCGCCTGAGTACCGAAGAACAGTACGACGAGTGGTACGACGGCCACGTCTGTCCCGAGTACTTAGAGGAGGCCGAGTACGCGCTGCCCGAGATCAATAGAGAAAATCTCCCCGGCGCGAGCCTGATCGCCTCCGGCGGCTGCAACGCCACCGCGACGATCCTGGGGCTGAAGCCATTGTTCGATGCCGGGATCCTCGAAGGCGACGAGCAGGCCGTCGTCGACGTGAAGGTCGGCTCCTCGGAGGGCGGCGCCGGCGGCGGCGACGCCTCCAGCCACCCCGAGCGCTCGGGCATCGTCCGCCCCTACGCGCCGACGGGCCACCGCCACGAGGCCGAGATCGAGGAGTTTCTTGGATTATCGGTCTCGTTCACCGTCCACGCGGTCGATATGACCCGCGGCGCGAGCGCGACCTGCCACCTCTTTCCCGATCGGCCGGTCTCGAAGGGCGACCTCTGGAGCGCCTACCGCGACGCCTACGCCGACGAGCCGTTTATGCGGACCGTCGCCGGCGGGGGCGGCGTCTACCGCTACCCCGAGCCGAAGGCCGTCGCCGGGACCAATTTTGGAGAGGTCGGCTTCGAGGTCGATCCCGGCAATCGGAGACTGGTCGTCTTCTCGGCGATCGACAACATGATGAAGGGCTCGGCCGGACAGGCCGTCCACGCCGCGAACGTCGCGCTCGGCCTCGACGAGACCGCGGGACTGGAGTTCGCCGGCCTCCACCCCGTCGGCGCGCCCTGA
- a CDS encoding cation:proton antiporter regulatory subunit, with protein sequence MTVYESDLPGVGKKHEIDLPDGSQLVVVTHNEGRREVFQRPTPDADSEKLFELPDDLARQVGTILEGAYFQPVESKSVETLLGGDTLLEWVEIDADSPVAGQTLGEADLRQETGASVVAIERGDAVMPSPGSDTTIEAGDTLVVVGSREAYKAFESQVIDGAESDDGPDGG encoded by the coding sequence GTGACCGTCTACGAGAGCGACCTCCCTGGCGTCGGAAAGAAGCACGAGATCGACCTGCCGGACGGCTCACAGCTCGTCGTCGTGACCCACAACGAGGGGCGGCGCGAGGTGTTCCAGCGGCCGACCCCCGACGCCGACTCCGAGAAGCTCTTCGAGCTCCCCGACGACCTGGCGCGCCAGGTGGGCACGATCCTCGAAGGCGCGTACTTCCAGCCCGTCGAGTCGAAGAGCGTCGAGACGCTGCTCGGCGGCGACACGCTCTTGGAGTGGGTCGAAATCGACGCCGACTCGCCGGTCGCGGGCCAGACCCTCGGCGAGGCCGACCTCCGACAGGAGACGGGCGCGTCGGTCGTCGCCATCGAGCGCGGCGACGCGGTGATGCCGTCTCCCGGCAGCGACACCACGATCGAGGCGGGCGACACGCTCGTCGTCGTCGGGAGCCGCGAGGCCTACAAGGCGTTCGAGTCGCAAGTGATAGACGGCGCCGAGAGCGACGACGGCCCGGACGGCGGATAA
- a CDS encoding argininosuccinate synthase produces MTSVALAFSGGLDTTVCVSLLQEEYGYDEVVGVTVDVGQPESEFEEAQETADAHGLDLHVVDAKEEFAELCFDSVRANATYQGYPLGTALARPVIANAILEVAEEEGCDALAHGCTGKGNDQLRFEVVWRASDLDVVAPVREMELTREWEQEYAEEHDLPVQSGNSGVWSIDTNLWSRSVEGGQLEDPSYVPPEDIYEWTQDPATNTETELVEIEFEDGYPVALDGEELSPVELIEQLNAQAGKHGVGRTDMMEDRMLGLKVRENYEHPAATTLLTAHEALEQLVLTKDERDFKRSIDDEWAQKGYEGLVEHPLVGALEGFIDETQSRVTGTVTVKFEGGQARAVGRESGYAVYSEDAASFNTSGVGDITQQDATGVAKYHGFQSRLANAATEAAEGDDEGDWE; encoded by the coding sequence ATGACAAGCGTGGCACTCGCGTTCTCCGGCGGGCTCGACACCACGGTGTGCGTGTCGCTCCTGCAGGAGGAGTACGGCTACGACGAGGTCGTCGGCGTCACGGTCGACGTCGGCCAGCCCGAATCGGAGTTCGAGGAGGCACAGGAGACGGCGGACGCCCACGGCCTGGACCTGCACGTCGTCGACGCGAAAGAGGAGTTCGCCGAGCTCTGCTTCGACTCGGTGCGCGCGAACGCGACCTACCAGGGCTACCCCCTCGGGACCGCGCTGGCGCGGCCAGTCATCGCGAACGCCATCCTCGAAGTCGCCGAGGAGGAGGGCTGTGACGCGCTCGCGCACGGCTGCACCGGCAAGGGCAACGACCAGCTCCGCTTCGAGGTCGTCTGGCGCGCCTCCGACCTCGACGTCGTCGCGCCCGTCCGCGAGATGGAACTCACCCGCGAGTGGGAACAGGAGTACGCCGAAGAGCACGATCTCCCCGTCCAGTCCGGCAACTCCGGTGTCTGGTCGATCGACACCAACCTCTGGAGCCGCTCGGTCGAGGGCGGCCAGCTGGAAGACCCCAGCTACGTGCCGCCGGAGGACATCTACGAGTGGACCCAGGACCCCGCGACGAACACCGAGACCGAACTAGTGGAGATCGAGTTCGAGGACGGCTACCCCGTCGCGCTCGACGGCGAGGAGCTCTCACCCGTCGAACTCATCGAGCAGCTGAACGCCCAAGCGGGCAAGCACGGCGTCGGCCGCACGGATATGATGGAAGACCGGATGCTCGGGCTGAAGGTCCGCGAGAACTACGAGCACCCGGCGGCGACGACGCTTCTCACCGCCCACGAGGCCCTAGAGCAACTGGTGCTCACGAAGGACGAGCGCGACTTCAAGCGCTCCATCGACGACGAGTGGGCCCAGAAGGGCTACGAGGGCCTCGTCGAGCACCCGCTCGTCGGCGCGCTGGAGGGCTTCATCGACGAGACCCAGTCGCGCGTGACCGGCACCGTGACCGTGAAGTTCGAGGGCGGCCAGGCCCGCGCGGTCGGCCGCGAGTCCGGCTACGCGGTCTACTCCGAGGACGCCGCCTCGTTCAACACCTCCGGCGTCGGCGACATCACCCAGCAGGACGCCACGGGCGTCGCGAAGTACCACGGCTTCCAGTCGCGCCTCGCCAACGCCGCGACCGAGGCCGCGGAAGGCGACGACGAAGGCGACTGGGAGTAA
- the lysW gene encoding lysine biosynthesis protein LysW, translated as MAETVTAEDPLTGEEIEIPADVEVGEIVDSPATGAELEVVSVDPITLEEAPELEEDWGE; from the coding sequence ATGGCAGAAACCGTCACCGCAGAAGACCCGCTTACCGGAGAGGAGATCGAGATCCCCGCCGACGTCGAGGTCGGCGAGATCGTCGACAGCCCGGCGACCGGCGCCGAACTGGAAGTCGTCTCCGTCGACCCGATCACGCTCGAAGAAGCCCCGGAACTCGAAGAGGACTGGGGCGAGTGA
- a CDS encoding acetylglutamate/acetylaminoadipate kinase encodes MTYDTTPHDARAARQMPEDDADPRVRADGGERGDGKPPVVVKVGGARAVDPAGAVEDVADLVAEGREVVVVHGGSTAVDDTLEELGEEPTYVETPGGVVGRFTDERTMEVFTMVMPGKLNTDLTVTLRNAGVDAVGLSGVDGGLLSGPRKSAVRVIEDGKKKIKRGDHSGKITDVNADLLELLLKEGHTPVVTVPMLADDGVAVNADADRAAAAVAGALGAELVVLTDVAGVYRDPDDESTLIGSVATPAEFDALKDAAEGFMTKKVMAAKEALDGGATTVIVADANADDPILAALGGTGTHIEASAVADGEEVDG; translated from the coding sequence ATGACGTACGATACCACACCACACGACGCACGCGCCGCGCGCCAGATGCCCGAGGACGACGCGGATCCGCGAGTCCGAGCCGACGGGGGCGAGCGCGGCGACGGGAAGCCGCCGGTCGTCGTGAAGGTGGGCGGCGCCCGCGCGGTCGATCCCGCGGGCGCGGTCGAGGACGTCGCGGACCTCGTCGCCGAGGGACGGGAGGTCGTCGTCGTCCACGGCGGCTCGACCGCCGTCGACGACACGCTCGAAGAACTCGGCGAGGAGCCCACCTACGTCGAGACGCCCGGCGGCGTCGTCGGGCGCTTCACCGACGAGCGCACGATGGAGGTGTTCACGATGGTGATGCCCGGTAAACTGAACACCGACCTCACCGTCACCCTGCGGAACGCGGGCGTCGACGCCGTCGGTCTCTCGGGCGTCGACGGCGGCCTGCTTTCGGGCCCGCGGAAGTCCGCGGTGCGCGTGATCGAGGACGGCAAGAAGAAGATCAAGCGCGGCGACCACTCGGGGAAGATCACCGACGTGAACGCCGACCTGCTCGAACTCTTGTTGAAAGAGGGCCACACGCCGGTCGTCACCGTGCCGATGCTGGCAGACGACGGCGTCGCGGTCAACGCCGACGCCGACCGGGCCGCCGCGGCCGTCGCGGGCGCGCTCGGGGCCGAACTGGTCGTCCTCACCGACGTCGCCGGCGTCTACCGCGACCCCGACGACGAATCGACGCTGATCGGGTCGGTCGCGACCCCGGCGGAATTCGACGCGCTAAAGGACGCTGCGGAAGGGTTTATGACCAAGAAAGTGATGGCAGCCAAAGAGGCGCTCGACGGCGGGGCGACGACCGTGATCGTCGCGGACGCGAACGCCGACGATCCGATCCTGGCCGCACTCGGCGGGACCGGCACCCACATCGAGGCGAGCGCGGTCGCAGACGGCGAGGAGGTGGACGGATGA
- a CDS encoding aspartate aminotransferase family protein: protein MSGGFVFSEKPIQIESGEGAYLYSPDGTEYLDFGASYAVAALGHAHPAVTEAVQAQAEKLTYVQASYPVEARTDLYEKLAALGPGDADNVWLCNSGTEANEAAMKFARSATGRSKIVATKRGFHGRTLGSLALTWKDKYKAPFEPLAGGVEFVPYGDSEALAEAVDEETAALFLEPIQGEGGIHPASAEYLERAREVTEDAGAALVFDEIQTGVGRTGDLWACEGVGVGVEPDILTSAKGIANGLPLGATLVQDWIAEEPGDHGSTFSGGPVVAAAANATLETIVDEDVPGNAARVGEYLRSEIEAAVDEHDLPVREVRGVGLMIGIQVKRGANRVLKNLALSEQVLALPAGRTVVRLLPPLTIDESHADQFVDSLVEVLG, encoded by the coding sequence ATGAGCGGCGGCTTCGTCTTCTCCGAGAAGCCGATCCAGATCGAGTCCGGCGAGGGCGCGTACCTCTACAGCCCCGACGGCACCGAGTACCTCGACTTCGGCGCCTCCTACGCCGTCGCCGCGCTCGGCCACGCCCACCCCGCGGTGACAGAGGCCGTCCAGGCGCAGGCCGAGAAACTGACCTACGTGCAGGCCTCCTACCCGGTCGAAGCGCGGACCGACCTCTACGAGAAACTGGCCGCGCTGGGGCCGGGCGACGCCGACAACGTCTGGCTCTGTAACTCCGGGACCGAGGCCAACGAGGCGGCGATGAAGTTCGCCCGCTCGGCGACGGGGCGCTCGAAGATCGTCGCGACGAAGCGCGGCTTCCACGGCCGGACGCTGGGGTCGCTCGCTTTGACCTGGAAGGACAAGTACAAGGCGCCGTTCGAGCCGCTTGCCGGCGGCGTGGAGTTCGTCCCCTACGGCGACAGCGAGGCCCTCGCCGAGGCGGTCGACGAGGAGACGGCGGCGCTCTTCTTGGAGCCGATCCAGGGCGAGGGCGGGATCCATCCCGCCTCCGCGGAATATCTCGAACGCGCCCGCGAGGTGACCGAGGACGCGGGCGCGGCGCTCGTCTTCGACGAGATCCAGACGGGCGTCGGCCGGACCGGCGACCTCTGGGCCTGCGAGGGCGTCGGCGTCGGCGTCGAGCCCGACATCCTCACCTCCGCGAAGGGGATCGCCAACGGGCTCCCGCTCGGCGCGACCCTCGTGCAGGACTGGATCGCCGAGGAGCCCGGCGACCACGGCTCGACGTTCTCCGGCGGGCCGGTCGTCGCCGCCGCGGCCAACGCGACCCTGGAGACGATCGTCGACGAAGACGTGCCCGGCAACGCCGCGCGCGTCGGCGAGTACCTCCGGAGCGAGATCGAGGCTGCGGTCGACGAACACGACCTCCCCGTCAGGGAGGTCCGCGGCGTCGGCCTGATGATCGGGATCCAGGTGAAGCGGGGGGCAAACCGCGTGCTGAAGAACCTCGCGCTCTCCGAGCAGGTGCTCGCGCTGCCGGCGGGCCGGACGGTCGTCCGGCTGCTCCCGCCGCTCACGATCGACGAGAGCCACGCCGACCAGTTCGTCGACTCGCTCGTGGAGGTGCTCGGATGA
- a CDS encoding cation:proton antiporter, translated as MAAGLLELGELFVVLAVAGAVALRIGLSVIPLYVVGGMAAGPFVAGRLGVPYVPNGELLTVLAEVGIVLLLFFLGLEFSLDRLLASRSAITRAGVIDVAINLPLGIALGLALGWSVVEALLLGGIVYISSSAIVTKTLIDLGWIANEEAEPILGTLVFEDLFIAVYLAVVTSLVLGGGGGAGGLGGVARSLAIAFGFLGLLLVAVQYGTAFFARVLDVPETEAFVLRTLAVVVPVAGVALALGVSEAVAAFFVGMGFSTSGHRERIEQLLTPVRDVFAAVFFFWIGVGTDPLTLATVAVPLVAAVVLTTPAKVLSGYFGGQAYGLSERRSLRVGVGLVPRGEFSLVIAALAASGSTPVLQETIPALAVGYVLVMSGLGTVLMQRSDVVETIVGRIRPVDGASR; from the coding sequence ATGGCCGCCGGACTCCTCGAACTCGGCGAACTGTTCGTCGTCCTCGCGGTCGCCGGCGCCGTCGCGCTCCGGATCGGCCTCTCTGTCATCCCGCTCTACGTCGTCGGCGGGATGGCCGCCGGGCCGTTCGTCGCCGGTCGGCTCGGGGTTCCGTACGTCCCGAACGGCGAACTGCTCACGGTCCTGGCCGAGGTCGGGATCGTCCTGCTCCTCTTCTTTCTGGGGCTGGAGTTCAGCCTCGATCGGCTGTTGGCGTCGCGCTCTGCGATCACCCGCGCGGGCGTGATCGACGTCGCGATCAATCTCCCGCTGGGGATCGCGCTGGGGCTCGCGCTCGGGTGGTCGGTCGTGGAGGCGCTGCTCCTCGGCGGCATCGTCTACATCTCCTCGTCGGCGATCGTCACGAAGACGCTCATCGACCTCGGGTGGATCGCCAACGAGGAGGCCGAGCCGATCCTCGGCACGCTGGTCTTCGAGGACCTCTTCATCGCGGTCTACCTCGCGGTCGTCACCTCGCTCGTCCTCGGTGGTGGCGGGGGCGCCGGCGGCCTGGGCGGCGTCGCCCGCTCGCTGGCGATCGCCTTCGGCTTCCTGGGGCTGCTGCTCGTCGCCGTCCAGTACGGGACGGCGTTCTTCGCCCGCGTGCTCGACGTCCCCGAGACGGAGGCGTTCGTGCTCCGGACGCTCGCGGTCGTCGTCCCCGTCGCCGGCGTCGCGCTGGCGCTGGGCGTGAGCGAGGCCGTCGCGGCCTTCTTCGTCGGGATGGGCTTCTCGACGAGCGGCCACCGCGAGCGGATCGAACAGCTCCTCACGCCGGTCCGCGACGTCTTCGCGGCGGTCTTCTTCTTCTGGATCGGCGTCGGCACCGACCCGCTGACGCTCGCGACCGTCGCCGTCCCGCTCGTCGCGGCGGTCGTCCTGACGACGCCCGCGAAGGTCCTCTCGGGCTACTTCGGGGGCCAGGCGTACGGGCTCTCCGAGCGGCGCTCGCTCCGGGTCGGCGTCGGGCTGGTCCCCCGCGGGGAGTTCTCGCTCGTCATCGCCGCCCTGGCCGCGAGCGGGTCGACGCCGGTCCTACAGGAGACGATCCCCGCGCTCGCGGTGGGCTACGTGCTCGTGATGAGCGGGCTCGGGACGGTCCTGATGCAGCGCTCGGACGTCGTCGAGACGATCGTCGGCCGGATCCGGCCGGTCGACGGGGCCTCGCGATGA
- a CDS encoding dolichol kinase, giving the protein MALARVSTAELQRRLVHASGTGLVLLYVFSVVTWAQFGRLMLFAAAVAAVLETLRLFVGLDWAIYDRLTRPYEETNVAGYALYMFSITAVALVFAPHLAVPAALMLTIGDPISGLLGTTREADEAKRVETLGAMFLVCLLVSAPFLVPVAGAVAGGAASVAAALAATLADGFKPVIAGYVVDDNLSIPPVAAVAGGVVLAVAGAAPVVG; this is encoded by the coding sequence ATGGCGCTCGCCCGCGTCTCGACAGCCGAACTGCAGCGGCGACTCGTCCACGCGAGCGGGACGGGACTGGTGCTGCTGTACGTCTTCAGCGTCGTGACGTGGGCGCAGTTCGGCCGGCTGATGCTCTTTGCCGCCGCGGTCGCGGCCGTCCTGGAGACGCTTCGCCTCTTCGTCGGCCTCGACTGGGCGATCTACGACCGGCTCACCCGCCCGTACGAGGAGACGAACGTCGCGGGCTACGCGCTGTATATGTTCAGCATCACCGCCGTCGCGCTCGTCTTCGCGCCGCACCTGGCCGTGCCGGCGGCGCTGATGCTGACGATCGGCGACCCGATCTCGGGGCTGCTCGGCACGACGCGCGAGGCCGACGAGGCAAAGCGCGTCGAGACGCTCGGCGCGATGTTCCTGGTCTGTCTCCTCGTGTCGGCGCCGTTCCTCGTCCCCGTCGCGGGCGCCGTCGCCGGCGGCGCGGCGTCGGTCGCGGCCGCGCTCGCTGCCACTCTCGCGGACGGCTTCAAGCCCGTCATCGCGGGCTACGTCGTCGACGACAATCTCTCGATCCCGCCGGTCGCGGCCGTCGCGGGCGGGGTCGTGCTGGCGGTCGCTGGCGCGGCGCCCGTCGTCGGATGA
- the lysX gene encoding lysine biosynthesis protein LysX: MKVGLLYSRIRKDEKLLLGELRDRDHEIEKIDVRKEQFNVSEAPDVFADVDVVVDRCLATSRSVYITQFLDAYDVPVINSAETADVCADKVKNSLALEDAGVPTPNTEVAFTTDSALETIEKFGYPCVIKPVVGSWGRLMAKVESRSAAEAILEHKATLGHYQHKVFYVQEFVEKPGRDIRVVAVDGEPVAAMTRSSDHWLTNAAKGGEVAAFEVDDRVRELVADASDAVGGGLLGVDLMETGEDYTVHEVNHTVEFKALNDAVDVDVPAEVVDWIENKVATETEASV, from the coding sequence ATGAAGGTTGGGCTGCTCTACTCCCGGATCCGGAAAGACGAGAAGCTCCTCCTGGGGGAGCTCCGCGACCGCGACCACGAGATCGAGAAGATCGACGTCCGGAAGGAGCAGTTCAACGTCTCGGAAGCGCCCGACGTCTTCGCGGACGTGGACGTCGTCGTCGACCGCTGTCTGGCGACGAGCCGGAGCGTCTACATCACGCAGTTCCTCGACGCCTACGACGTGCCCGTCATCAACTCGGCCGAGACCGCCGACGTCTGTGCCGACAAGGTGAAAAACAGCTTAGCGCTGGAGGACGCCGGCGTCCCGACGCCGAACACGGAGGTCGCGTTCACGACCGACAGCGCCCTGGAGACGATCGAGAAGTTCGGCTACCCCTGCGTGATCAAGCCCGTCGTGGGCTCGTGGGGGCGGCTGATGGCGAAGGTCGAGTCCCGCTCGGCCGCCGAGGCCATCCTCGAACACAAGGCGACGCTGGGCCACTACCAGCACAAGGTGTTCTACGTCCAGGAGTTCGTCGAGAAGCCCGGCCGTGATATCCGCGTCGTGGCCGTCGACGGCGAGCCCGTCGCCGCGATGACGCGCTCGTCGGATCACTGGCTCACCAACGCCGCCAAGGGCGGCGAGGTCGCGGCCTTCGAGGTCGACGACCGCGTCCGCGAACTCGTCGCCGACGCGTCCGACGCCGTCGGCGGCGGTCTGCTCGGCGTCGACCTGATGGAGACAGGCGAGGATTACACCGTCCACGAGGTCAATCACACAGTGGAATTCAAGGCGCTCAACGACGCCGTCGACGTCGACGTCCCCGCCGAAGTGGTCGACTGGATCGAAAACAAGGTGGCGACGGAGACCGAGGCGAGCGTATGA
- a CDS encoding DUF429 domain-containing protein, translated as MSDGPAVGVDACPAGWVASVRDADGLRVETHESFASVAEAYPEGRILVDIPIGLPAGSRRRCDEVASDLLGCRGISVFYPPSERAVERDDYDAASDAHRADVGYGLSRQAFHIREEIREIAEVAGDGYDGRIREAHPELCFAGLNGQPIAYAKSGERGRRLRRALLSDAVEGAEAAYADALERYPRSAVGRDDVLDAMVLAVAAAAPSLSTAPPDPDGDEPRIYYLGFAVRGP; from the coding sequence ATGAGCGATGGACCCGCCGTCGGCGTCGACGCCTGCCCCGCCGGCTGGGTCGCGAGCGTCCGCGACGCCGACGGCCTCCGCGTCGAGACGCACGAGTCGTTCGCGTCGGTCGCCGAGGCCTACCCCGAGGGGCGGATCCTCGTCGACATCCCGATCGGACTGCCGGCGGGGAGTCGACGCCGCTGCGACGAGGTCGCAAGCGACCTGCTGGGGTGTCGCGGCATCTCCGTCTTCTACCCGCCGAGCGAGCGCGCGGTCGAGCGCGACGACTACGACGCCGCCAGCGACGCCCACCGCGCGGACGTGGGCTACGGACTCTCCCGGCAGGCGTTTCACATCCGGGAGGAGATCCGGGAGATCGCCGAGGTCGCGGGCGACGGCTACGACGGCCGGATCCGGGAGGCCCACCCGGAGCTCTGTTTCGCCGGGCTGAACGGGCAGCCGATCGCCTACGCGAAGTCCGGCGAGCGCGGGCGTCGGCTCCGGCGCGCGCTCCTGAGCGACGCGGTCGAGGGCGCGGAAGCGGCGTACGCGGACGCGCTGGAGCGATACCCGCGGAGCGCGGTCGGCCGCGACGACGTCCTCGACGCGATGGTGCTCGCGGTCGCCGCCGCGGCGCCGTCGCTCTCGACCGCGCCGCCGGACCCCGACGGCGACGAGCCGCGGATCTACTACCTCGGGTTCGCGGTCCGAGGCCCGTGA
- the argH gene encoding argininosuccinate lyase, producing the protein MTEGEGPDDASVVRRDRFSGGPARGFLSSLAADERIFQADLAVDRAHVVMLAEQGIIEFDVAGEILAALEEVEAAGHGALPDGEDVHEAIETAVVDHIGPDGGKMHTARSRNDEVAACIRHRLREDLLDAAEGTVALREALVEVAEEHVDTVMPGYTHLQPAQPTTLAHFLLSYESAVARDTARLLDAYDRTNRSPLGAAAFAGTPFDIDRERTAALLGFDGIVENSMDASAGRDFLAEATSALATHAVTLSGLAEDLVIFANKGFVDLADDYSSTSSIMPQKVNPDTLELVRAVAGDAVGDLTGLLTTLKGLPRAYNRDLQRATPHAWETVDAVSEATAVAAGAVATADWPVETLAAEAGAGFSTATGVADALAMAGVPFRTAHEVLAEAAERAGGETPDVATLDEVAADVLGDSLFEYVDRADVEAVLDPGESVTSRDSVGGPAPEAVARQLDAAEERRAADSAAIAERRDALDKAASTLEAEVAGYV; encoded by the coding sequence ATGACCGAGGGCGAGGGACCGGACGACGCGAGCGTGGTCCGGCGGGACCGCTTCAGCGGCGGCCCCGCCCGCGGATTTCTGTCCAGCCTCGCGGCCGACGAGCGCATCTTCCAAGCCGACCTCGCGGTCGACCGCGCGCACGTGGTGATGCTCGCCGAGCAGGGCATAATCGAATTCGACGTCGCGGGCGAGATCCTCGCCGCGTTGGAGGAAGTCGAGGCTGCGGGCCACGGCGCGCTCCCCGACGGCGAGGACGTCCACGAGGCGATCGAGACGGCCGTCGTCGACCACATCGGCCCGGACGGCGGAAAGATGCACACCGCCCGGAGCCGCAACGACGAGGTCGCCGCCTGCATCCGCCACCGCCTGCGCGAGGACCTGCTCGACGCGGCCGAGGGCACCGTCGCGCTGCGCGAGGCGCTCGTCGAGGTCGCCGAGGAGCACGTCGACACCGTGATGCCGGGCTACACACACCTCCAGCCGGCCCAGCCCACGACCCTCGCGCACTTCCTCCTCTCCTACGAGTCCGCGGTCGCCCGCGACACGGCGCGGCTGCTCGACGCCTACGACCGGACGAACCGCTCGCCGCTCGGCGCGGCGGCGTTCGCGGGGACGCCGTTCGATATCGACAGGGAGCGGACCGCGGCGCTGCTCGGCTTCGACGGGATCGTCGAGAACTCGATGGACGCCTCGGCGGGGAGGGACTTCCTCGCAGAGGCGACCAGCGCGCTCGCGACGCACGCGGTAACGCTGTCGGGGCTCGCCGAGGACCTGGTGATCTTCGCGAACAAGGGCTTCGTCGACCTCGCGGACGACTACTCCTCGACGTCGTCGATCATGCCGCAGAAGGTCAACCCCGACACGCTCGAACTCGTCCGCGCGGTCGCGGGCGACGCCGTCGGCGACCTGACCGGCCTGCTGACGACGCTGAAGGGGCTGCCGCGGGCGTACAACCGCGATCTCCAGCGCGCGACGCCGCACGCCTGGGAGACCGTCGACGCCGTCTCGGAGGCGACGGCAGTCGCCGCGGGCGCGGTCGCGACCGCCGACTGGCCCGTCGAGACGCTCGCCGCGGAGGCGGGCGCGGGCTTCTCGACGGCGACCGGCGTCGCCGACGCGCTCGCGATGGCGGGCGTGCCGTTCCGCACCGCCCACGAGGTGCTCGCCGAGGCGGCCGAGCGCGCCGGCGGCGAGACACCCGACGTCGCAACACTTGACGAGGTCGCAGCCGACGTACTCGGCGACTCCCTCTTCGAGTACGTGGACCGGGCGGATGTCGAGGCCGTGCTCGATCCCGGAGAGAGCGTGACGAGCCGGGACTCCGTCGGCGGCCCCGCCCCCGAGGCGGTGGCCCGCCAGCTCGACGCCGCCGAGGAGCGCCGCGCCGCGGACTCGGCCGCGATCGCCGAGCGCCGCGACGCGCTCGACAAAGCGGCGTCGACGCTGGAGGCGGAGGTGGCCGGCTATGTCTGA